Proteins encoded together in one Psychrobacter sp. 28M-43 window:
- a CDS encoding ammonium transporter, giving the protein MLSILSFATMGSAQAAETDTLTVAQLLEYQNIAWIIWGGVLVFFMQAGFALLESGSVRAKNAVNVMMKNYTDMCIGGLAFYLVGFGLMMGTNNSGFVGTDHFMPVALSNMDWALMFFQMMFAATAVTIASGAMAERVSFIGYAVAACLICLFIYPVFASWVWGGYFGGTGWLAELGFIDFAGSTVVHSIGGWLALAGILVIGPRLGRFAPDGTPRLIAGHNMTLLALGGFILWFGWFGFNAGSTLSITGNIGLIAVNTFVAAVSAVVSYMLISRSLNKAILLSDSVNASLIGLVSITAGCATTTPVFAIIIGAVASVVYILSAQALLKFKVDDVVSAVAVHGFGGAWGTLAAGLFYTGDLFNLSRLGVQALGVGVALGWGLGLGLVMYKLIDLSFGLKASRLHEQRGLDYTEHAELGYPEFQKQMFDSKSLTERHL; this is encoded by the coding sequence ATGCTAAGTATATTATCGTTTGCAACGATGGGTAGCGCTCAAGCCGCTGAGACTGACACATTGACCGTGGCACAGCTGCTCGAATATCAAAATATCGCTTGGATTATCTGGGGCGGGGTATTGGTGTTCTTTATGCAGGCAGGCTTTGCTCTACTTGAGAGCGGTTCAGTACGCGCAAAGAATGCGGTAAACGTGATGATGAAAAACTATACCGATATGTGTATCGGTGGTCTGGCGTTCTACTTAGTTGGTTTTGGGCTAATGATGGGTACTAATAATTCAGGCTTTGTCGGTACGGATCATTTTATGCCAGTCGCGTTGTCCAATATGGACTGGGCGTTGATGTTCTTTCAGATGATGTTTGCAGCGACAGCAGTGACCATTGCTAGTGGTGCGATGGCAGAGCGCGTCTCCTTTATTGGTTATGCAGTTGCCGCCTGTTTGATTTGTTTGTTTATCTACCCTGTGTTTGCTAGTTGGGTGTGGGGTGGTTACTTTGGTGGTACAGGCTGGCTAGCTGAGCTTGGCTTTATTGATTTTGCTGGGTCTACTGTCGTGCATTCTATCGGTGGTTGGTTGGCCTTGGCAGGCATCTTAGTCATTGGTCCAAGGTTGGGCCGCTTCGCACCTGATGGTACGCCAAGACTCATCGCAGGGCATAACATGACGTTGTTAGCGCTTGGTGGATTTATCTTATGGTTCGGCTGGTTCGGCTTCAATGCTGGATCGACCTTATCTATCACTGGCAATATTGGCTTAATCGCAGTCAATACTTTTGTCGCAGCAGTCAGTGCGGTGGTGAGCTACATGCTGATCTCCCGATCGCTCAACAAAGCCATTTTACTGAGCGATAGTGTTAATGCCAGCTTGATTGGTCTGGTATCGATTACTGCAGGTTGTGCGACCACAACGCCTGTCTTTGCCATTATTATCGGTGCGGTCGCTTCAGTGGTGTATATCTTATCGGCGCAAGCGCTATTAAAATTCAAAGTAGACGATGTGGTCTCGGCAGTGGCAGTACATGGCTTTGGCGGGGCATGGGGTACGCTCGCTGCAGGATTATTTTATACAGGAGATTTGTTTAACTTATCGCGGCTTGGCGTACAAGCGCTTGGCGTCGGCGTGGCATTAGGCTGGGGACTGGGACTGGGTCTAGTGATGTATAAGCTGATCGATTTAAGCTTTGGGTTAAAAGCAAGCCGCTTACATGAGCAGCGTGGCCTTGATTATACCGAGCATGCAGAGCTTGGTTACCCTGAGTTTCAGAAACAAATGTTTGATTCAAAGAGTTTAACCGAGCGGCATTTATAG
- a CDS encoding MauE/DoxX family redox-associated membrane protein, whose protein sequence is MADNTNNKSNTDTIDNSQSQQVQHLIDTLQGEHIGKEGGQSAIIFRMVMPDHLCPFGLKSIDALKHAGYDIIDRHITTQDENALVKDTLGVKTTPQTFIDGKRVGGNDDLQVFLGNHELETDDDTTYAPIIAIFAVTALMTLALCWAFAVSTLSIQALMWFVALSMCVLAIKKLEDLEGFSTGFLGYDLLARRVVRYAYVYPFLEAFAGIAMLADQPWLNSIAGIVAFSIGLVGGVSVIKAVYIDKRELKCACVGGDSNVPLGVISLTENVMMFGMGGYMLIRVFIS, encoded by the coding sequence ATGGCAGACAATACTAACAATAAATCTAATACTGACACCATAGACAACAGCCAAAGCCAACAAGTACAACATCTCATCGATACCCTACAAGGCGAGCATATTGGCAAAGAAGGCGGGCAGTCTGCCATCATCTTTCGTATGGTGATGCCAGACCATCTATGTCCGTTTGGCCTCAAATCAATCGATGCGCTCAAGCACGCAGGCTACGACATCATTGATCGCCATATCACCACCCAAGATGAGAATGCACTGGTCAAAGATACGCTTGGGGTCAAGACCACGCCGCAGACATTTATCGATGGCAAGCGTGTTGGCGGTAATGATGATCTGCAAGTATTTTTGGGCAATCACGAACTCGAGACAGACGACGACACCACTTACGCGCCCATTATTGCGATATTTGCTGTTACCGCGCTGATGACGCTGGCATTATGCTGGGCCTTTGCCGTCAGCACCTTGTCGATACAAGCGCTTATGTGGTTTGTTGCGTTGTCTATGTGTGTATTAGCGATTAAAAAGCTTGAGGATTTAGAAGGATTTAGCACGGGATTTTTGGGTTATGATTTATTGGCACGCCGCGTAGTACGCTATGCCTATGTTTATCCGTTTTTAGAAGCGTTTGCAGGTATTGCTATGCTTGCCGATCAACCTTGGCTCAATTCGATTGCAGGTATCGTTGCTTTTAGCATTGGATTAGTTGGCGGAGTGTCTGTTATAAAAGCGGTCTATATCGACAAGCGCGAGCTAAAATGCGCCTGCGTCGGCGGCGATAGCAATGTGCCACTGGGAGTGATCTCCTTAACCGAAAACGTCATGATGTTCGGTATGGGTGGTTATATGCTGATTCGGGTATTTATATCATAA
- a CDS encoding YgiQ family radical SAM protein: MSADTIARTAFKQGTKPLYDYDKHWASCYEPAPYLPMSRKEMDDLGWDACDVIIISGDAYVDHPSFGMAIIGRLLESQGFRVGIIAQPDWKSKDAFMELGKPVYAYGVTAGNMDSMINRYTADRKIRSDDAYSPGNVANKRPDRAAIVYSQRCREAYPDVPIILGGIEGSLRRIAHYDYWSDKVRRSILLDARADVLLYGNAERAIVDVVHGLSKGYSFEQMSKLRGTAYLLTPTRRHWQEDMTEVASNDVDTVGRVDPIINPYVMTEDVDSCSIEQNKPSDSPVGQAMPSSMSSQYQGFVAEPVANKIINAEQVDEETQVVQMRGFDKPMTARKHKLKMPPREKTVIRLPDYEHVKSDPVLYAHASRILHLETNPGNARALVQRHSSGAGNSYTSIDVWLNPPPVPLSTEEMDYVFDLPYARLPHPSYGDARIPAYDMIKFSVNIMRGCFGGCTFCSITEHEGRIIQSRSEDSILREVEAIRDTAPNFTGVISDLGGPTANMYRLSCKDETIEKNCRKPSCVYPDVCENLITDHSNLTKLYRKARDIKGVKKILIASGLRYDLAVKDPEYVKELVSHHVGGYLKIAPEHSEEGVLSKMMKPGMGSYDQFKAMFEQFSQEAGKEQYLIPYFIAAHPGTKDEDMMNLALWLKSNGYRADQVQAFYPSPMATATTMYHTHKDPLHKVSRDEGDMDIVKSGKQRKLHKAFLRYHDPKNWVLLRKALQDMGRSDLIGKNRGCLIPPFNASLEGRDAAQDTYQSARKKNSRVGNDSVKRSNGSSNNSVSAKGAAGKNAVGKNSKKKVSKGNFQTQHTGLPPRKTK, from the coding sequence ATGTCTGCCGATACCATCGCCCGCACTGCCTTTAAACAAGGCACCAAGCCACTTTATGATTATGACAAACACTGGGCGAGCTGCTACGAGCCGGCGCCTTATCTGCCGATGAGCCGCAAAGAGATGGACGATCTAGGCTGGGATGCTTGTGACGTCATCATCATCTCAGGTGATGCTTATGTCGATCATCCAAGCTTTGGTATGGCCATCATCGGTCGTCTATTAGAGTCGCAGGGCTTCCGTGTTGGTATCATCGCTCAGCCAGATTGGAAGAGCAAAGACGCCTTTATGGAACTTGGCAAACCTGTCTATGCTTATGGCGTGACCGCGGGCAACATGGACAGCATGATCAACCGCTATACCGCCGACCGTAAAATCCGTAGCGATGATGCTTACTCTCCGGGCAACGTGGCAAACAAACGCCCTGACCGCGCAGCTATCGTCTATAGCCAGCGCTGCCGTGAAGCCTATCCTGATGTGCCTATTATTTTGGGCGGTATTGAAGGTAGCTTACGCCGTATCGCCCATTATGATTACTGGTCAGACAAAGTGCGCCGTAGTATCTTGTTGGATGCGCGTGCTGATGTCTTATTATATGGTAATGCTGAACGTGCGATCGTCGATGTGGTACATGGTCTGTCTAAAGGCTATAGCTTTGAGCAAATGAGCAAATTGCGTGGTACGGCTTATTTATTGACCCCGACTCGTCGTCATTGGCAAGAAGACATGACCGAGGTCGCGAGTAACGATGTCGATACCGTTGGCCGTGTCGATCCAATCATCAACCCTTATGTAATGACCGAAGACGTTGATAGCTGTTCAATTGAGCAGAACAAACCATCGGACTCGCCTGTTGGCCAAGCCATGCCTTCATCTATGTCATCGCAATATCAGGGTTTTGTCGCAGAACCAGTTGCTAATAAAATTATCAACGCTGAACAAGTCGATGAAGAGACGCAAGTGGTACAAATGCGCGGCTTTGATAAGCCAATGACGGCACGTAAGCATAAGCTAAAAATGCCACCACGTGAAAAGACAGTGATTCGTCTGCCTGACTACGAGCATGTCAAATCTGACCCTGTGCTCTATGCCCATGCGAGTCGTATCCTGCATTTAGAGACCAATCCAGGTAATGCCCGTGCGCTTGTACAGCGTCATAGCAGCGGTGCTGGTAACTCGTATACTTCTATCGACGTTTGGCTCAATCCACCACCAGTGCCACTCTCGACAGAAGAGATGGATTATGTGTTTGACTTGCCGTACGCACGGTTGCCGCATCCAAGCTATGGCGATGCGCGCATCCCTGCTTATGACATGATCAAATTTTCGGTCAATATCATGCGCGGCTGTTTTGGTGGTTGTACCTTCTGCTCGATCACTGAGCATGAAGGCCGTATTATCCAAAGCCGTTCAGAAGATTCAATCTTGCGCGAAGTAGAAGCGATTCGTGATACCGCTCCGAACTTTACTGGTGTGATATCTGATCTTGGCGGCCCGACTGCCAACATGTATCGCCTCAGCTGTAAAGATGAAACGATTGAGAAGAACTGCCGTAAGCCGTCTTGTGTCTATCCTGATGTCTGTGAAAACCTAATTACCGATCACAGTAACTTGACCAAGCTATATCGCAAAGCGCGTGATATCAAAGGCGTGAAAAAAATCCTGATTGCTTCAGGCTTGCGTTATGACTTGGCAGTAAAAGATCCTGAATATGTGAAAGAGTTAGTCAGTCATCACGTCGGTGGTTATCTCAAGATTGCGCCTGAGCACTCTGAAGAAGGCGTGCTATCGAAGATGATGAAGCCGGGCATGGGCAGTTATGATCAGTTCAAAGCCATGTTTGAGCAGTTCAGCCAAGAAGCGGGCAAAGAGCAATATCTGATTCCTTACTTCATCGCGGCCCACCCGGGCACCAAAGATGAAGATATGATGAACCTTGCCCTTTGGCTCAAAAGTAATGGCTACCGTGCTGACCAAGTACAGGCGTTTTATCCAAGCCCAATGGCGACCGCGACTACCATGTATCACACGCACAAAGATCCGCTACATAAGGTCAGCCGTGATGAAGGTGACATGGATATCGTCAAGTCTGGCAAGCAGCGCAAACTGCATAAAGCGTTCTTACGCTATCATGATCCAAAAAACTGGGTATTACTACGTAAAGCCCTACAAGACATGGGTCGTAGTGACTTAATTGGTAAAAATCGTGGTTGCTTGATTCCACCATTTAACGCCAGTTTAGAAGGGCGTGATGCCGCGCAAGATACTTATCAGTCAGCGCGCAAAAAGAATAGCCGTGTTGGCAATGACTCAGTGAAGCGTAGTAATGGCTCGTCAAACAACAGTGTGTCAGCTAAAGGTGCAGCGGGTAAAAATGCTGTCGGTAAAAATAGTAAAAAGAAAGTCAGCAAAGGTAATTTCCAAACGCAGCATACTGGTCTACCACCGCGCAAAACCAAGTAG
- a CDS encoding HNH endonuclease: MDADISKYKKLYASYNKTEVSYPITYSKGEHKVSDRLSHKRLSKKIAGNMEEYVSIFDNRDYLSLDRDTYIYPFEGSVKKCVFCLKSEPYVSFENRPHVIPEFLGNKHLLHYDECDQCNSEFGNTIERELSEYLRPRRVFSKIKGKKRKYISTYSKNEDNGFEFSEEKNSYIIPVDNNLDLKFEDKEFTYVCKVAKYTPINIYKGLMKILYGLLPREHRMKFEVIRNFLIDNKLDKISDQIPIKVVSTFMPYNNLSSPYINILHRSKNTSVNEILEEDFFEYVGTICFGNTIIEIPMYCDNDIEKAMNRKNISLKLIPKPYGSFQEEIEELNGRERIESEYPLNFGYNSITGLD, encoded by the coding sequence ATGGATGCTGATATAAGTAAATATAAAAAGTTATATGCTAGCTACAATAAGACTGAGGTTTCTTATCCAATAACCTATAGTAAGGGTGAGCATAAAGTCAGTGATAGACTGAGTCATAAAAGACTCTCTAAAAAAATTGCAGGAAACATGGAAGAGTATGTTTCCATATTTGATAATCGGGATTATCTTAGTCTAGATAGAGATACTTATATTTATCCTTTTGAGGGAAGTGTTAAAAAATGTGTGTTTTGCTTAAAAAGTGAGCCTTATGTCAGTTTTGAAAATAGACCACATGTAATTCCAGAGTTCTTAGGCAATAAGCATTTATTACATTACGATGAGTGTGATCAGTGCAACTCAGAATTTGGCAACACCATAGAGAGGGAGCTTAGCGAATATTTAAGACCTCGCAGAGTGTTTAGTAAAATAAAAGGCAAGAAAAGAAAATATATCAGTACTTATTCCAAGAATGAAGATAATGGGTTTGAGTTTTCAGAAGAAAAAAATAGTTATATCATACCAGTTGATAATAATTTAGATTTGAAATTTGAGGATAAGGAGTTTACTTATGTGTGTAAAGTAGCGAAATATACTCCTATAAACATTTATAAGGGGCTTATGAAGATTTTATATGGTCTACTACCTAGAGAACATAGAATGAAATTTGAGGTTATTAGAAATTTTTTAATAGACAATAAGTTGGATAAGATTTCAGATCAAATACCTATAAAAGTAGTTTCTACATTTATGCCTTACAATAACTTAAGCTCTCCTTATATAAATATTTTACATAGAAGTAAGAATACATCTGTAAATGAAATACTAGAAGAAGATTTTTTTGAATATGTAGGAACAATCTGCTTTGGAAATACTATTATCGAAATACCTATGTATTGTGATAATGATATTGAAAAAGCAATGAATAGAAAAAATATATCTTTGAAGCTAATTCCTAAGCCTTATGGTAGCTTTCAAGAAGAGATAGAAGAATTAAACGGAAGAGAGAGAATTGAATCGGAATATCCATTAAATTTTGGATATAATTCGATTACTGGTTTGGATTAG